One segment of Deinococcus sp. Leaf326 DNA contains the following:
- a CDS encoding polyprenyl synthetase family protein: MTGVSSLSVPDVAFETRLREVLRSRVEFIELIGDDLQTAGGKRTRPLIGFLAAQALGAHPGQPRWEGVVDLAVCTELLHSASLLHDDLIDDSDTRRGHETAFRRFGNVVSVMSGDFMLARLLTLLAGLPGAPALTRAFGQAASDICEGEVLQFQVASYADYSFTHYFQVIHGKTAALVELAASAPATLLGAPAREHEALSTFGREYGLAFQLQDDLLDLTGDEELIGKPVGGDLREGKATYPLLLLLDTPDGDEVRAVLERRAGQEGDLARILDLVSRYGTAEATREEIRRRAEAATDALRVLPPSEARSALMALAERERDRRR, from the coding sequence ATGACCGGCGTGTCCAGCCTGAGCGTTCCCGACGTGGCCTTCGAAACCCGGCTGCGGGAGGTGCTGCGGTCGCGTGTAGAGTTCATCGAGCTCATCGGCGACGACCTCCAGACCGCCGGTGGCAAGCGTACCCGGCCCCTGATCGGTTTTCTGGCCGCGCAGGCTCTCGGCGCCCATCCCGGTCAGCCCCGCTGGGAAGGAGTGGTCGACCTCGCGGTCTGCACCGAACTGCTGCACTCGGCCAGCCTGCTGCACGACGACCTCATCGACGACTCCGACACCCGGCGGGGGCACGAGACCGCCTTCCGGCGCTTCGGCAACGTGGTCAGCGTAATGAGCGGAGACTTCATGCTCGCGCGCCTGCTCACGCTGCTCGCCGGCCTGCCCGGCGCGCCGGCGCTGACCCGCGCCTTCGGCCAGGCGGCCAGCGATATCTGTGAGGGCGAAGTGCTGCAGTTTCAGGTCGCCTCCTACGCCGACTACTCCTTCACGCACTACTTTCAGGTCATTCACGGCAAGACGGCCGCCCTCGTCGAGCTGGCCGCCAGTGCGCCCGCCACGCTGCTCGGGGCCCCGGCCAGGGAGCACGAGGCTCTCTCTACCTTCGGACGCGAGTACGGCCTCGCCTTTCAGCTTCAGGACGACCTGCTCGATCTGACCGGCGACGAGGAGCTCATCGGCAAGCCAGTGGGCGGCGACCTGCGCGAGGGCAAGGCGACCTATCCCCTGCTGCTGCTGCTCGATACCCCCGATGGCGACGAGGTGCGCGCCGTTCTGGAGCGCCGCGCCGGGCAGGAAGGCGACCTCGCCCGCATCCTCGACCTCGTGTCGCGCTATGGGACCGCCGAGGCCACCCGCGAGGAGATCCGCCGCCGCGCCGAGGCGGCCACGGACGCCCTGCGGGTGCTGCCCCCTTCGGAAGCCCGCAGCGCCCTGATGGCTCTGGCCGAGCGCGAGCGCGACCGGCGCCGCTGA
- a CDS encoding lipoprotein: MTNKLLLSLAAVGGTLLLAGCGQTGPLPTFGKAIIPEWITANFDGQPGDEFIATSNLQDVVFNARGEVIGWYVKGYAGTPYIKRNADGTYNFDALKNSRSIVNMVGGAAQNGQQTPTFAPERRAFALSGGALNPAQAAETTAPTLSLDLPANRQEAVFRYTQGGVSVTKTVVMHPRNFKIDVQTQVTGGGDRVNMLFPGLGRADNPDVRAVPVGGQLAGVQGSGTLDVKNIQYAALQEKPSQVAHALIIRPQSGTSVDVTLTGGAQGLISASVPASSNLEVYGGKNELIHLYQSGYTSLPGLFKPNIFGEISLFIVKLMESMYKVIGNWGLVLVALTILLRLIMWPLMQTQGRTTARMQVMQPKIKEIQDKYKERKDVDSQRAMQAEMQQLYRDHNFNPAGCLSTFLPFPILIALWSTIRNFEFDSGFLWLPDLAVPDPFYILALVYLIVNIGQLYVMTRKNPDMFKQQAFIYLIFLYFALTFPAGVTIYIILSTLIGIGQQILINKQVERETATIGVQKAPDRTVSLSKGSGKPAKPAKTIDAPKK, translated from the coding sequence ATGACCAATAAACTTCTGCTTTCGCTGGCCGCCGTCGGCGGTACGCTGCTGCTCGCGGGCTGTGGCCAGACCGGTCCGCTTCCCACCTTCGGCAAGGCCATCATTCCCGAGTGGATCACCGCCAACTTCGACGGCCAGCCCGGCGACGAGTTCATCGCGACCAGCAACCTGCAGGACGTGGTGTTCAACGCGCGCGGCGAGGTGATCGGCTGGTACGTCAAGGGCTACGCCGGCACGCCGTACATCAAGCGCAACGCCGACGGCACCTACAACTTCGACGCCCTCAAGAACTCGCGCAGCATCGTGAACATGGTGGGCGGCGCGGCGCAGAACGGCCAGCAGACGCCCACCTTCGCGCCCGAGCGCCGCGCCTTCGCCCTGAGCGGCGGCGCCCTGAACCCGGCCCAGGCGGCCGAGACGACCGCGCCGACTCTGAGCCTGGACCTGCCGGCCAACCGCCAGGAAGCAGTCTTCCGGTACACCCAGGGCGGCGTCAGCGTGACCAAGACGGTCGTCATGCACCCGCGCAACTTCAAGATCGACGTGCAGACCCAGGTTACGGGCGGTGGCGATCGTGTAAACATGCTGTTCCCTGGCCTCGGCCGCGCCGATAACCCCGACGTGCGCGCCGTGCCGGTGGGCGGGCAGTTGGCGGGCGTGCAGGGCAGCGGCACCCTGGACGTCAAGAACATCCAGTACGCAGCCCTGCAAGAAAAACCCAGCCAGGTCGCCCACGCCCTGATCATCCGGCCACAGTCGGGCACCTCGGTCGACGTGACCCTGACCGGCGGCGCGCAGGGCCTCATCAGCGCGAGCGTGCCGGCGAGCAGCAACCTCGAAGTGTACGGCGGCAAGAACGAACTGATCCACCTGTACCAGAGCGGCTACACCAGCCTGCCGGGCCTGTTCAAGCCGAACATCTTCGGTGAGATCAGCCTGTTCATCGTCAAGCTGATGGAGTCGATGTACAAGGTCATCGGCAACTGGGGCCTCGTACTCGTCGCCCTGACCATCCTGCTGCGCCTGATCATGTGGCCGCTCATGCAGACGCAGGGCCGCACGACGGCGCGCATGCAGGTCATGCAGCCCAAGATCAAGGAAATTCAGGACAAATACAAGGAACGCAAGGACGTGGACTCGCAGCGCGCCATGCAGGCCGAGATGCAGCAGCTCTACCGCGACCACAACTTCAATCCGGCCGGCTGCCTGAGTACCTTCCTGCCCTTTCCGATATTGATCGCCCTGTGGTCGACCATCCGCAACTTCGAGTTCGACAGCGGCTTCCTGTGGCTGCCCGACCTCGCCGTGCCGGACCCCTTCTACATCTTGGCGCTCGTCTACCTCATCGTGAACATCGGGCAGCTCTACGTGATGACGCGCAAGAACCCCGACATGTTTAAGCAGCAGGCGTTCATCTACCTGATCTTCCTGTACTTCGCCCTGACCTTCCCGGCCGGCGTGACCATCTACATCATTCTCTCGACCCTGATCGGTATCGGCCAGCAGATCCTGATCAACAAGCAGGTCGAGCGGGAGACCGCCACCATCGGCGTGCAGAAGGCCCCGGACCGCACGGTCAGCCTGAGCAAGGGCAGCGGCAAACCCGCCAAGCCGGCCAAGACCATCGACGCGCCCAAGAAGTAG
- the yidD gene encoding membrane protein insertion efficiency factor YidD — protein sequence MVRAVRVYQRRLSPLKPEPTCRFSPSCSEYAALAIERFGAVRGGWLAAWRVARCNPLVPGGFDPVPDHFPKRSTPPTNT from the coding sequence ATGGTGCGGGCCGTGCGGGTCTACCAGCGCCGGCTTTCGCCCCTGAAACCCGAGCCGACTTGCCGCTTTAGCCCGAGCTGTTCCGAGTATGCTGCTCTGGCCATCGAACGGTTCGGCGCGGTGCGGGGCGGCTGGCTGGCCGCGTGGCGCGTCGCGCGCTGCAATCCCCTGGTGCCGGGCGGCTTCGACCCGGTGCCCGATCATTTTCCCAAACGTTCCACCCCCCCAACCAACACATGA